The genomic interval TCTCGTCCATGCGCCCCGAGGTGATCTCGCTGGACCGCATGGTGAAGCGCACCGGGCCCGGGGCGGGCAGGCGGCGCACGTACGCGGTCAGGCTCAGCGTCGGCGCCCAGCTGGTCAACCCGAGCGTCAGCGAGATCGGGGGAGCGGGGTCGGCGGCGATCAGCAGGCTCAGCGGGTCCCAGTCCTCGTTCGAGGCGAACCGCACCCACCCCGCCGTACGTCCCTGCTGTGAGGGCCGGCCCGCCGCGAACCCGAGCACGGCCGGGTCGAGCCGGTGCTCCACGATGTCCAGCAGCGGCACCGGGAACGGCGTGCCGGCGGCCTGCGACGGCAGGAGCATGCACTCGTCCTCGGGCGGCAGCGCCGGCGGCTCGGCCCGGCCCCACCAGGGCGCCGACGCGTCGAGCACACCCTGGGTGACCAGCGCCTCGGCGCACGGCTGCCCGTCCTGCTCGAGACGCGCGCGGTACTGCCCCGCGGTGCGCCCGGCCCGCAGCAGCTCGACGGTGACGGTGGCGCGGCCGGCCGCAGGCGGGCGCAGGAACGTCGTGGTCATCGCCACCAGGTGCGGATGCTCGGCGCGGGTCTCGACGGCCCGGCCCAGCACGGCCATCAGGTAGCCGCCGTGCAGCTTGTCGCCGACCGCCCAGACGGCGTCGAGCTCGGCCTCCAGGGCCCCGTCCTTGGCGACCACCGCGGTCGCTTCCTTGAAGGTCTTCACGTCCTTCACCGTGCCCTAGGATCGGCCGGTGTTCAAAGCGGTTCTGCTTGATGTGTTCGGCACACTTGTCGTCGACGTCGCCGACATATCGCCGTTCGCCTCGTTCGCCGGCGTGCCCGTCTCGGAGGTCGCCCGGGTCTACGACGAACACCTGTGGGCCCTGGCCGACGGCGCTCACGGCCCGGCGTTCCGCACGCTCGCCGACCTGGAGGCGTCCGCGCTGGCCGCCACCGAGGACCATTTCCGCGTACGCCTCCCCGGCGCGCCCGTGTCGTCGTACGAGCTCTTCCCTGACGCCGCGCCGTTCCTGGCCGCCCTCACAGTGCCCGTCTGCCTGGTGTCGGACGCCGACCGCGACCACCTGTCCGGGCTGCTCCGCTCGCTGGGCGTGACCGCCGACCACGTCGTGACCAGCGAGGACGCGCGGGCCTACAAACCCCGGCCGGAGCCGTTCCGGATGGCGTTGTCGCTGCTCGGGCTGGCCGCCGCCGATGTGCTGCACGTGGGCGACAACCCGGACTCCGACCTGGCGGGGGCGGCGGCGCTGGGGATCGCGACCGCCTACGTCAACCGTACGGGCCGGCCGGTGCCGCCGTCGGCGCGGCCCACCTATGTGGTCACTGATCTCCGGGAGTTGCTGCCCCACGTGAGGCCGCGGTGATCTTGTCGTCCACGCACCGCCGCTCCGGTTGGCCAGGGCACCCCTGCCGGTGCACGTTGTGAGCTTCCAGGGTCGATCAGACCCTGTCCTTCGACCGGCCCCGACATGAAACGGCGGGGATATCCCGATGCCTGTGCCTCGCTGGGCACCGTTGCAGACCAGCGAGGCGGACCGGCCTGTCGGACGACATGGCTCCCCAGGCTCCTTCTAACATCCTATCTTCCTAGGATGCCCTACACACAGAGATCAAGAGCACAGACGAAGAGCGACCCTCCGGGCCGCTCTCGCTCCCGACCAGACAAAACAAGCTCAGCCGCCTCCGATGCTGACGTCGCGGCTGCTGGGTGGCGGCTGGCGAGCGTGTCGTTGATCGGGCGGGCCTGCGGCCGTCCGTTGTTCAGACCGAAGGCAACGCTGAGGACTGAGCGTTGATCAGCGTCTGTTCCGGGCCGTCGCGTCTCGTTCGGCGCTCAGCGCTTTTCCGGCGGAGCCGTTACAGCTGAACGGATCCGGCGTAGCGTCGCGGGGGCATACCCATGATGCGTTTGAACGCGGTGCTGAAAGCGTGCTCGGACTCGTATCCCACGGAGCCGGCGATCCGGGCGATGGTGTCGTTGCCCTGCTGGAGGCGCTCGGCGGCGAGCATCATCCGCCACCGGGCCAGGTAGGCGATCGGGGTTTCGCCGGCGCGTGCTCGGAATCGTTCGGCGAAGGTGGTGCGGGACATGCCGGCGGTCGTGGCGAGTTCCCGTACGGTCCAGGAGCGGGCGGGGTCGGCGTGCATCGCTGCGAGCGCGGCATGCACCTGTGGGTCGGCGAGCGCGGCGAACCAGCCGACGTCGTCGCGGGCCGGCGCGGCGAGGTACAGGCGCAGCGCCTGGACCAGCATCATGTGCGCGAGTTGCTGGGCTATCAGGGCCGAGCCGGGGCGGGGTTCGCGGAACTCCTCCATCATCAGCTCGATCGACCAGCGCAGCCGGGCCCGGTCGTCGGCGGTCCTGACCACCATGAGCGGGGGCAGGGTGTGCAGCAGCCGTTCGACGTGCGGGCTGCCGGCTTCGAAGCGGCTGCCGACCAGGTAGACGTCACCGCCGCCGTTGTAGGTGACGATCTCGCCGCTGCGGTGGGGATCGAGCACCACGGAGGAACGCGCCGGTGCGATGTCCGGTGCGCTGCCGATGACGGCGGTCCGGCCGGTGGGCAGCACGAAACAGGCGCCTTCCGGGATCGGCGCCGGGGCGGCGCCGTCGATCGTGAGCCAGCAGGAACCTTTGACGATCGCGTAGCACTTGATCCGGCCGGCCAGGTCGTCGAGCTCCAGCGCCCAGTCGCCACCGGCGTCGAATCCGGCGGTGATGTAGCTGCGCGGCTTGAGCAGCGCCAGTATCTCGCTGAGCGGGTCCACCATGCCTCCGGACGATCGCGAACAAACGGCGGATTTTCCAGCATAGAAGGTACGGCCGGGGCGGCCTAGATTCGGATCATGACAACGATCGGTTTTATCGGCAGCGGACGGATCGGTGGCGCGCTCGCGCAGCTGGCCGTCGCGGCCGGGCACGACGTCGTGTTGAGCAACAGCCGCGGTCCGGACAGCCTGCGGGAGGCGGCGGCCCGGCTGGGTTCCCGGGCCCGCGCGGCGACCACCACCGAGGCGGCGGGGGCCGGTGATGTGGTCGTCGTGACCATCCCGATTCGCGCTTACCGGCAGGTGCCGGTCGAGGCGCTGCACGGCCGGGTCGTCATCGACACGCTCAACTACGACCCGGCGCGCCAGGGCGTCGTCCCCGAGATCGAGGCCGGCGGCATCCCGCCGTACCTGCTCTTGCAGGCTCACCTGCGGGACGCGTACGTGGTCAAGGCGTTCAGCACCGTGTTCTTCCGGCACCTGCCGCAACTTGCCCGCCCGTCCGGCGCGCCCGGCCGCAGCGCCGTGCCCATCGCGGGTGACTCGGCAACGGCCAAGGCGGCGGTCGCCGTCCTGATCGACTCGCTCGGCTTCGACGCGTACGACGTGGGACCGCTCGCCGAGAGCCGCCGGTTCGCGCCGGGTACGCCCGCCCAACTGGCCCATCTCGATCCGGACGGCATGTTCGCCGCGCCGGGCCGCCCCGCCTCCGCGGCTGATCTGGCCGCGCTGCTGGAGAAGGCGGACCTGTCATGAGGGCCGCGGTCGTCACCGCATACGGCGCAGCCCCTCGGTACCTGGAGTTCCCCGACCCGAAGCCGGCCGGCGCGCACGAGATCGTCGTCGAGGTGCTGGCTGCCGGGTTGCATCCTCGGGTCCGCATGCAGGCCGGCGGGTCGCACTACACCAGTGCCGGTTCGGGCCTGCCGCTTGTGCCGGGCATCGATGGCGTCGGCCGTGACGCCGGCGGCCGGCTCTGGTACTTCATGTCGCTGAACGGCAGGTACGGCTCGATGGCCGAGCGGGCGGTCATCGACACGCGGCGCAGCGTCGTCCTGCCCGCCCACGCCGACCCGTTGGCCATCGCTGCGACGTTGAACTGTGTGATCGCCTCCTGGCTGGCCCTCACCCAGCGGATCTCGATGCGGCCCGGACAGAATGTGCTGGTCCTGGGGGCTACCGGTGGCACCGGACGGATGGCGGTGCGGGTGGCCCGCCGGCTTGGCGCGGATCAGGTGGTTGCTGTGGGCCGGGATCCGGAACGGCTCGCGGCGTTGCCCGGCGCTACCGCGACCGCCGTGACCGGTGATGTGGAGACGATCGCCGGGATCGGCGCCGGGATCGACATCGTGCTCGATTTCCTCTGGGGAGAGCCGGCAGCCGAGGCGATGGCTGCGATGGTGTCGAACCGGGCCGACCCGGCGCGCCTGCTTACCTGGGTGAACCTGGGCGAGATGGCCGGGCCGCGAATGACGTTGCCGGCCGGCGCGCTGCGCTCGACGAGGCTTCAGGTCCTCGGCAGTGGCCAGGGATCGCTGACCGGCGTCACCATGACTGCCGAGATCCCCGCTGTTGCCGCCGCCATCGTTGACGGCGCGTATGCGGTGGAGCCCGACCCTGTCCCGCTGCACGACGTCGAGCGTGCCTGGTCATTGCCGGCGGACAGCAGCAAGCGCATCGTGCTCCATCGGCTTTGAGATGTGCCCGACCCCGACATGGTCACCGGGGAGGGGGCGACCGCGCCTGGGTTATTTGCGTGATGCTTCGCGCCGGCCTCGTTTGCCGAGGGGCATTTCGGCCATGTCGACGGCTTGGGTGGTCACGTTCTTGATGGGGTAGCCGTGTTCGGCCATCCAGTCCTCGGCTTTGATCTGTGCGCGCATCGCGGCTTGTGGCACTTCGTCGGCGTCGGCGGCTTGTTCAGCGAAACGGAAGGTGAAGAAGGGCCGGGCCGGCAGGTCGTACGAGAGGTATCCGTCGGTGGTGTATTGGGTGTTCATGAAGTCGTGGTCGGCGGCGACCGCGATCAGCGATGCCATCTGTTCGGCCGACAGACCGTCGAAGCTGCCTCGTACGGTGACGCGGACGGCGCGGCTCATGTTTTTCACCCTTCGTCGTGGTGGTGCCGCGGGTCAGTATCGGCTCCGGCGGGGCGGGGCGAAACCGGTTTACTCAGGGCCAGCCGATCTCGTCGAGGAATTCGTCGATGGCGACGACGAGGCGGGCGAGCACGGCGATGGTGTCGGTCAGTGGTCCGGGTACGAACATGCCGTGGTCGGCTGCGGGTACCTCCACCACGTACGGGGTGAGGCGGCGGGCGAGGCTCCTGTCCCACAGTTTGTCGGCTGTGCCGCCGACCAGCAGGAACGGTGCGGTTGCGCGGTGCAGGGCCGCGGGCACCCAGGGGACGGTCAGCACGGGTGTCAGCCAGACGGCGGGCAGGCTGCGTTCGGCGGCGAGGCCCGCGGCGAACGATCCGAGGGATTTGCCGATGAGCAGTGGTTGGCCGGTCAGGGTGTCCAGCACGGGCCGTACCTGGGAGCACACCCAGGTTTCGGTGGCGGGTTCGAACAGTTCGGCCGGGTGTTGCTCGTTCCAGTCGTGGCGGTGCACGGTGGCGCCCCGGAACGCGGGCACGTCTCCCGCGTAGGTGAGCAGGCCCGCGGCGCTGCCGTGTCTGCTTCCGGGGATCACTACGGCGTCGGCCATGCGCAGACGCTAGCGGGGCTGGAACCGGAACGCGATGCCTCGGGGATCGTCGACCTCGGTCAGGGCGGTGGTGTCGACGAATCCGGCGAGTCGTTCGAGTGCTGCCGTGGCCGAGGTGACGTCGTTGAGCTGCACGGTGATGCCGGCGAAGGCGAGCCAGGCGTCGACGGTGAACTCGTCCGGTCCGAGCCCGTCGAGGTCGCCGGCGAGTGTTGCCGTGATGCGGATGCGGGGGCCGTCCTGTTCGGTGACCCGTACGGTGACGCGGTCGTAGCGGTGGTGGCCGCGGAACCGTACGGAGGCTTCGACGGGTTCGGCGAACGAGGCGCCGGTCACTTCGAGTCCGGTGACGCTCTGCCAGTCGGACACGGGCAGCGGCAGCCATTCCAGGTCGAGTGTTGCCGGTTCGCCGTCGATGGGCGCCAGGGGCAGCACGCACGCCCATGTCAGTGCCGCCGGCAGCCCGATCACCGGGTTGTCGAACAGCAGCCCGGACCAGCTGCCACCGTCCACCGCGATCAACGCCCGGGCTTCGAGCCCACCCTTGTCGTCAGCCACGGCCGGGAGTTTGCCATAACCCTGCGACAGTTCAGCGGACCGCCACGGTCAGGAGGTGGCTGCTGGCGCCGAGCAGGCTAGGTTCGTCCTCGACGTGTCGCAGCATTTCGAGCAGGAGTGTGGGTTCGTCGAGGAAGTTCTCGAGGGCGGTGGGGGACATCCACAGCGGGCTTTCCACTGATACGACGCGTCGCAGGGTGAGGCCGGCGTCGGCCACTTCGCCGGCCGTTTCGTCGGGCCGGTGGAAGTAGGCGCTGGTGAACCAGCGTGGCACGTCGTCGGGGTTGTGGTGCCGTCCGTCGGCCAGGTCCTGTTCCACGATGGGCCGGAACGCCGGGTTGTCGAAGAAGCCTTTCACGAACCCGTCGAACAGTGACGCGAACCGGCTGATCGTGGCGGCCACGACCAGTCCGCCGGGGCGGAGCACGCGTGCGGCTTCGCGCCAGGCGGCTACCCGGTCGGGTCGTTCCTGCAGGTGGTAGAGGGGTCCGAGGAGCAGCACCACGTCGGCGCTCGCGTCGGGTGCGGGCAGGTCCCGAGCGTCCCCGACGAGGGCGTCGACGCCGTCGAGTGTCCGGGCGACGGCCACGTGCTGCGGTACGGGGTCCACGACGGTGACCTGGTAGCCGGCTTCGGCGAGCGGTTGTGCGTAGACCCCGGTGGCTCCGCCGACGTCCAGCACCGTTGCGGGAGCGGCGGGCAGGGTCCGGGCCAGGACGTCGCGGGTACGCAGGTACTCGAGCCGCCCGGTGCCGGCTGTGAGCCGTTGCCGTTCGCCGCCTTGCTGGTAGTAGTCGAGGATTTCCGGTCGCATCATGCCCCGATCCTGCGTTCCCCCGGTCGTTGTCAACAACCCATTTCCTTCGGCGAGCCGGGTGGTGTGTTCTTGTGGCACCACGGCCGGAGCTCGCGTTACGGGGCTTTCGCCCCGCCTGGGTCGCGAGGTGCCGCGGGTGCGGGGTTGGTGCGGTTGGGGGCGGCGACGAGGCGTACGGGATCGGGGGTGTGCTTCTGTTCGAGAAAAAAGTTGGGGCCGGGTGTCGATGGCGGGTGGCGCCGTCCGTCGTGAGGGTGTGCGGCGACGGGCCGTGCGGGAATTGCTGGAGGGTGATCGTGAAGTACATGCTGCTGATCAACGCTGGGGTCGCCGGTGGGGCGGAGCCGGTGTGTGAGGTCGAGGATTGGCAGGTTTTCGACAAGGCCGTGCGGGAGGCGGGGATCTTCGTGTCGGGGGAGTCGCTGGCCGATCTGGTGACGGCGACGACGGTGAGTGTGGCCGGGGACGGGACGCGGACGGTGGTGGACGGTCCGTTCGCGGAGACGCGGGAGGTGCTCGGTGGGTTCTACGTGATCGACGTGCCGGATCTGGACGCGGCGTTGGAGTGGGCGGCCCGGTGCCCGGGGTCGTGGGGTGGCGGCTCGGTGGTGGTGCGGCCCGTGGCTGATTTCGGCGCGTGACGATGCGGGCGGCTGCCGGGGTGGTGGAGGCTGTGTTCCGGGAGGAGCACGGCCGGTTGCTCGCTGCCCTGGTGCGCCGCTTCGGCGATCTTGATCTGGCTGAGGAGGTGACGTCGGCGGCGGTTGAGGCGGCGTTGGCGCATTGGCCGGTTGACGGGGTGCCGGAGCGGCCGGGGGCGTGGCTGATGGCGACGGCGCGGCGTAAGGCCGTGGACCGGTTGCGGCGTGATCGGGTGTACGCGGCGAAGCTGGCCCTGATGCGGGTGGACTCGGTGACCGAGCTGCCGGAGGGGGCGGACTTCCCGGACGACCGGTTGCAGTTGTTCTTCACATGCGCGCATCCGGCCCTTCCCGAGGAGGCGCGGGGCGCGTTGACGTTGCGGTGCCTGGCCGGGTTGAGCACGGCGGAGGTGGCCCGCGCGTATCTGGTGCCGGCGGCGACGATGGCGCAGCGGATCGTGCGGGCCAAGCGGAAGATCCGGGAGGCGCGGATCCCGTTCCGGGTGCCGGGTGCCGACGAGTTGCCGCAGCGTCTGCCGGGGGTTTTGCAGACGCTGTACTCGATTTTCACCGAGGGGTATGCGACGCAGCGGGCCGACCTGGCTGAGGAGGCTGTCCGGCTGGTGCGGATCCTGCGGCGGTTGTTGCCGGCCGAGCGGGAGGTTTCCGGTTTGCTGGCGTTGATGCTGCTGGTGCATGCCCGGTGGGAGGCGCGGGTCGGCCCGGACGGCGCGTTGGTGCTGCTCGACGATCAGGACCGGGGCCGTTGGGACACGGCGATGATCGCCGAGGGGTTGTCTCTGGTGCCGCGGGCGTTGACCGGTGGCCCGGCGGGCCCGTACGGGGTGCAGGCGGCGATCGCGGCGTTGCACGTGGAGGCCGTGGATGTGGCGACCACGGATTGGCGGCAGATCGTGGCCTTGTACGACGTGTTGTGTGCCCTCACCCCGTCGCCGGTGGTGGCGCTCAACCGGGCCGCCGCCGTGGCGATGCGGGACGGGCCGGTTGCGGGTCTCCGTTTGGTGGACGCTTTGAGCGGTGAGGAGCGTTTACGGGATTACGCGCCTTTGCACGCGGCGCGCGCGGACCTGCTTCGGCGGGCCGGGCGTGCCGCGGAGGCGGTGGTGGCGTACGGGAGGGCTCTGGAGCTGGCCGTGACCGAGCCCGAGCGTGCCCATCTGCGCAAACGCCTGGACGAGGTCGGTGGGACAACCTGAAGCTCGTGTGGCTGTGACGGTTCATCGGGTGCCGGAGGCGCTCACCGGCTCATCCGTTTCGGCGGTGTTGTCCTCGTCGGGCAGGCGGGGTTCGGCGTGCTGGTGGCGGGGCGGGGTCGGGGTGGCCAGTTTTCCGCCTTCCACGTCGATGTCGGGCAGGAGGCGGTTGAGGGGGCGGGGCAGCCACCACGCGGCGGGGCCGAGCAGCAGCATCGCCGCGGGGACCAGGGTCATGCGGACGACGACGGCGTCGAACAGGGCCGCCACGCCGAGGGCGAAACCGATCTGTTTGAAGATGGCTTCGGGGCCGAGCATGAACCCGAAGAACACACTTGTCATGATCAGCGCGGCGGCGGTGACGGCGCGGGCGCCGTGGCCGAAACCGGAGACGACGGCCTGGCGGGCGGGGGCGCCGTGCACGTGGTCCTCGCGTATGCGGGTCATCAGGAACACCTGGTAGTCCATGGCCAGGCCGAACACGATGCCGATGAGCAGGATCGGCAGGTAACTGATGATCGGGCCGGTCTGGGTGGTGCCGAGCAGGAACCCCTGCCATCCCCACTGGTACACGGCGACCAGTGCCCCGAACGTCGCGGTGACCGACAGCAGGAACCCGGCGGTGGCGGTCAACGGCACCAGCAGTGACCGGAACACCCACGCGAGCAGCAGGAACGCCAGACCTATGACGAGGGCCAGGTACGGCGTCAGCGCGTCGGCGAGTTTCTCGCTGATGTCGGCGTTGAGGGCGGTGGTGCCGGTGACACCCATCACCCCGTACGTCCCGCGGAGCCGGTGCACGAGGTCGACGGTGGCGGCGTCCTCGGGCCCGGTGGCCGGGACAACTGTCTGGATCGCGGTGTCGCCGGCGTCGTTGGTGGCGCCGGGGATGACCATGGCGACGCCGGGCTGGCCCTCCAGCGACGTGCCGGGCCGGGTGACGACGGTGAGCGGCCCGTTGAAGCCCGGCCCGAAACCGTCGGAGAGCAGGTCGTACGCCCGGCGTGGGGTGGTGTCGTCGACGGCGGCGGCGTCGGTGGGCAGGCCCAGGCGCAGATCGTACGCGGGGATGGCGATGATGCCGAGGCTGAGCACCGCCGCGAGCAGGGCCACGACGGGGCGGCGGGCGATCAGCCGGGCCCAGCGGACCCCGGCCGGGGGACGGGCGTAAGGATCCCGTACGCGGGCCGGGGTGATCCTTGCCCCCGCGTAGGCGAGCAGCGCCGGCAGCAGCGTCAACGCGATGACGACGGCGACGGCCACGGTGCCGGCGGCCGCCACGCCCATCCGGGTCAGGAACGGGATGCCGGTCACGGCCAGCCCCGACAACGCGATGATCACGGCGAGGCCGGCGAACACGACGGCGTTGCCCGCGGTGCCGACAGCCCGTGCGGCTGCTTCCTGCCGGTCGCGGCCGGTGGTCAGCTCGGTGCGGTACCGCGACACGATGAACAGGGCGTGGTCGATGGCCACGGCCAGGCCGACCATCATGGCCAGGGTGCTGGTGGCGCTGGGGAGCTCGGTGAAACGGGTGGCGATGCCGATCCCGGTGTAGCCGAGCGCCACCCCGGCGGCCGCGGTCAGCAGCGGCACCCCGGCCGCGGCGGCGGAGCCGGCGAACATGGCCAGCAGCACCAGACCGGCGACGACGATGCCGAACGCCTCCCCGAACGGGGCGTGCCCGGCGGTTCGCACGGCGTCGCCGCCGACCTCGGCGATCAGCCCGTCGGCCCGCGCGAACATGATCACGTCGTCGAGG from Paractinoplanes brasiliensis carries:
- a CDS encoding DUF6204 family protein; this translates as MSRAVRVTVRGSFDGLSAEQMASLIAVAADHDFMNTQYTTDGYLSYDLPARPFFTFRFAEQAADADEVPQAAMRAQIKAEDWMAEHGYPIKNVTTQAVDMAEMPLGKRGRREASRK
- a CDS encoding MMPL family transporter, with product MATLLYRVGRWAFGHRGTVLLAWLGVLVAAVTGMVLLQQPASDAFSIPGTPAQRTVDLIAERFPRAAAPASGATARVVFAQPGGGELDDDAAARAVDALKGAPLVASVTDLAPNADGTVAYTQVTYSVPPDRITGEARQALDDVIMFARADGLIAEVGGDAVRTAGHAPFGEAFGIVVAGLVLLAMFAGSAAAAGVPLLTAAAGVALGYTGIGIATRFTELPSATSTLAMMVGLAVAIDHALFIVSRYRTELTTGRDRQEAAARAVGTAGNAVVFAGLAVIIALSGLAVTGIPFLTRMGVAAAGTVAVAVVIALTLLPALLAYAGARITPARVRDPYARPPAGVRWARLIARRPVVALLAAVLSLGIIAIPAYDLRLGLPTDAAAVDDTTPRRAYDLLSDGFGPGFNGPLTVVTRPGTSLEGQPGVAMVIPGATNDAGDTAIQTVVPATGPEDAATVDLVHRLRGTYGVMGVTGTTALNADISEKLADALTPYLALVIGLAFLLLAWVFRSLLVPLTATAGFLLSVTATFGALVAVYQWGWQGFLLGTTQTGPIISYLPILLIGIVFGLAMDYQVFLMTRIREDHVHGAPARQAVVSGFGHGARAVTAAALIMTSVFFGFMLGPEAIFKQIGFALGVAALFDAVVVRMTLVPAAMLLLGPAAWWLPRPLNRLLPDIDVEGGKLATPTPPRHQHAEPRLPDEDNTAETDEPVSASGTR
- a CDS encoding alpha/beta hydrolase, whose product is MADAVVIPGSRHGSAAGLLTYAGDVPAFRGATVHRHDWNEQHPAELFEPATETWVCSQVRPVLDTLTGQPLLIGKSLGSFAAGLAAERSLPAVWLTPVLTVPWVPAALHRATAPFLLVGGTADKLWDRSLARRLTPYVVEVPAADHGMFVPGPLTDTIAVLARLVVAIDEFLDEIGWP
- a CDS encoding thioesterase family protein, with protein sequence MKTFKEATAVVAKDGALEAELDAVWAVGDKLHGGYLMAVLGRAVETRAEHPHLVAMTTTFLRPPAAGRATVTVELLRAGRTAGQYRARLEQDGQPCAEALVTQGVLDASAPWWGRAEPPALPPEDECMLLPSQAAGTPFPVPLLDIVEHRLDPAVLGFAAGRPSQQGRTAGWVRFASNEDWDPLSLLIAADPAPPISLTLGLTSWAPTLSLTAYVRRLPAPGPVRFTMRSSEITSGRMDEIVEVWDSADTLVAQATQLAAVRVPDPAA
- a CDS encoding NAD(P)H-binding protein; protein product: MLAAGLHPRVRMQAGGSHYTSAGSGLPLVPGIDGVGRDAGGRLWYFMSLNGRYGSMAERAVIDTRRSVVLPAHADPLAIAATLNCVIASWLALTQRISMRPGQNVLVLGATGGTGRMAVRVARRLGADQVVAVGRDPERLAALPGATATAVTGDVETIAGIGAGIDIVLDFLWGEPAAEAMAAMVSNRADPARLLTWVNLGEMAGPRMTLPAGALRSTRLQVLGSGQGSLTGVTMTAEIPAVAAAIVDGAYAVEPDPVPLHDVERAWSLPADSSKRIVLHRL
- a CDS encoding class I SAM-dependent methyltransferase, giving the protein MMRPEILDYYQQGGERQRLTAGTGRLEYLRTRDVLARTLPAAPATVLDVGGATGVYAQPLAEAGYQVTVVDPVPQHVAVARTLDGVDALVGDARDLPAPDASADVVLLLGPLYHLQERPDRVAAWREAARVLRPGGLVVAATISRFASLFDGFVKGFFDNPAFRPIVEQDLADGRHHNPDDVPRWFTSAYFHRPDETAGEVADAGLTLRRVVSVESPLWMSPTALENFLDEPTLLLEMLRHVEDEPSLLGASSHLLTVAVR
- a CDS encoding RNA polymerase sigma factor, with the protein product MRAAAGVVEAVFREEHGRLLAALVRRFGDLDLAEEVTSAAVEAALAHWPVDGVPERPGAWLMATARRKAVDRLRRDRVYAAKLALMRVDSVTELPEGADFPDDRLQLFFTCAHPALPEEARGALTLRCLAGLSTAEVARAYLVPAATMAQRIVRAKRKIREARIPFRVPGADELPQRLPGVLQTLYSIFTEGYATQRADLAEEAVRLVRILRRLLPAEREVSGLLALMLLVHARWEARVGPDGALVLLDDQDRGRWDTAMIAEGLSLVPRALTGGPAGPYGVQAAIAALHVEAVDVATTDWRQIVALYDVLCALTPSPVVALNRAAAVAMRDGPVAGLRLVDALSGEERLRDYAPLHAARADLLRRAGRAAEAVVAYGRALELAVTEPERAHLRKRLDEVGGTT
- a CDS encoding HAD family hydrolase → MFKAVLLDVFGTLVVDVADISPFASFAGVPVSEVARVYDEHLWALADGAHGPAFRTLADLEASALAATEDHFRVRLPGAPVSSYELFPDAAPFLAALTVPVCLVSDADRDHLSGLLRSLGVTADHVVTSEDARAYKPRPEPFRMALSLLGLAAADVLHVGDNPDSDLAGAAALGIATAYVNRTGRPVPPSARPTYVVTDLRELLPHVRPR
- a CDS encoding NADPH-dependent F420 reductase; its protein translation is MTTIGFIGSGRIGGALAQLAVAAGHDVVLSNSRGPDSLREAAARLGSRARAATTTEAAGAGDVVVVTIPIRAYRQVPVEALHGRVVIDTLNYDPARQGVVPEIEAGGIPPYLLLQAHLRDAYVVKAFSTVFFRHLPQLARPSGAPGRSAVPIAGDSATAKAAVAVLIDSLGFDAYDVGPLAESRRFAPGTPAQLAHLDPDGMFAAPGRPASAADLAALLEKADLS
- a CDS encoding YciI family protein, with protein sequence MLLINAGVAGGAEPVCEVEDWQVFDKAVREAGIFVSGESLADLVTATTVSVAGDGTRTVVDGPFAETREVLGGFYVIDVPDLDAALEWAARCPGSWGGGSVVVRPVADFGA